From the Anoplopoma fimbria isolate UVic2021 breed Golden Eagle Sablefish chromosome 14, Afim_UVic_2022, whole genome shotgun sequence genome, one window contains:
- the LOC129102839 gene encoding LOW QUALITY PROTEIN: bone morphogenetic protein 10-like (The sequence of the model RefSeq protein was modified relative to this genomic sequence to represent the inferred CDS: inserted 2 bases in 1 codon): MSISVFSNLGFIRSLNVLLLMLTGLSLSSPIRPPENLHRVSVGRVVGDNPLLDAQHFLSQFLSTINLTELRPQTRPLAARQEPPEYMLELYNRFASDPTAVPSANIVRSFKNEDFSPDSITTRGVRIFPLLFNISMSHHEHITIAELSLFTLFQKALRPNAGIDCKVTIYEIHKGVVWTKEVGKEGRRRDTEEVVETKDLEELVTKHIRAKDNSWVSFDLTHVVALWWKSGCATHRLEVHIASLGSEEERAEQEVTEQGERLVEVAINRSFEGKHNAVLIVFSDDQSRDHKQDKQELNQMIEHENDLPENVGRSQQAFWGHGNHNAGYVDQDERDKQSLVQLQSNLIYDXPPRIRRNVKSEPCKRTPLFVDFKDIGWDTWIIQPVGYEAYECNGMCNPPMTSEVSPTKHAIVQTLLSAKSPERASRACCVPTKLEPISLLYHDNGVITFNHKYEGMVVAECGCR; this comes from the exons ATGAGCATTTCAGTCTTCTCCAACCTTGGATTTATCCGCTCTCTCAACGTCCTGCTTCTGATGTTGACTGGTTTGAGCTTGAGCAGTCCCATCAGGCCTCCTGAAAACCTTCACAGGGTATCAGTCGGTAGGGTTGTGGGTGATAATCCGCTACTTGATGCACAGCACTTTCTGAGCCAGTTTCTGTCCACGATAAACCTGACGGAGCTGAGGCCCCAGACCAGGCCTCTCGCCGCCCGCCAGGAGCCACCAGAGTACATGCTGGAGCTCTACAACCGATTTGCCTCTGACCCCACTGCTGTGCCCTCAGCCAACATTGTGCGCAGTTTCAAGAACGAAG atTTCTCACCAGACAGTATAACGACCAGAGGTGTAAGGATATTCCCCCTGCTATTCAACATCTCAATGAGCCACCATGAGCACATAACAATAGCTGAGCTGAGCCTTTTCACCCTGTTCCAGAAGGCCCTAAGACCAAATGCTGGCATTGACTGCAAGGTGACCATCTACGAAATACACAAGGGCGTTGTTTGGACCAAAGAGGTGGGGAAAgaagggagaaggagggatacagaggaggtggtggagacgaAGGATTTGGAGGAACTGGTGACAAAGCATATCCGTGCCAAAGATAACAGCTGGGTGTCGTTTGATCTGACTCATGTGGTCGCACTCTGGTGGAAGTCAGGGTGTGCAACTCACAGACTGGAGGTTCATATTGCAAGTCTGGGGTCAGAAGAGGAAAGGGCGGAACAAGAGGTCACAGAGCAGGGCGAGAGGTTGGTCGAGGTTGCCATCAACAGGAGCTTTGAGGGGAAACACAATGCAGTTTTGATCGTATTCTCAGATGATCAGAGTAGAGACCACAAACAGGATAAGCAAGAGCTCAACCAGATGATTGAGCACGAGAATGACCTTCCTGAAAACGTGGGCCGGAGCCAACAGGCTTTCTGGGGGCACGGTAATCACAACGCTGGCTACGTCGACCAGGACGAGCGGGACAAACAGTCTCTCGTGCAGCTGCAGTCCAACCTTATCTATGA ACCCCCCCGAATCCGTCGCAATGTTAAGAGCGAGCCGTGCAAGAGGACCCCACTCTTTGTGGATTTTAAAGACATTGGCTGGGATACGTGGATCATCCAACCTGTGGGCTATGAGGCTTACGAGTGCAACGGCATGTGCAACCCACCAATGACCTCCGAGGTCTCGCCTACCAAACACGCAATAGTGCAGACACTGCTGAGTGCTAAGAGTCCAGAGAGAGCATCGCGTGCCTGCTGTGTACCCACTaagctggagcctatctcactCCTTTATCATGACAACGGGGTGATCACTTTCAACCACAAGTATGAGGGAATGGTGGTGGCCGAGTGTGGCTGTAGATAG